A DNA window from Citrobacter tructae contains the following coding sequences:
- a CDS encoding DUF4868 domain-containing protein, which produces MALFAVMDNTITPRIVRVGLDRNASASVTAIFQKQSQHFESHHNNKISFYAGYDPKYNECFEIQKFTDSASLLDAVNRPTAVPIWDPSQIDIDKIKALFVGVGTSANPNIIALQTFNKKQILDNSKSFFGRLVASKTTFSKADSVGFNVDDKLVAVIENDKIRFKSFFKLRSIFDMTSYFSAATDKELTTFSQLSVFSTPQGFDLKNVADTVIRNKVTLINQTGMLTPKNLSIFKIEASKVNFPLQTTLIGGVEKIVMPSSKKEIKALLDFIEEDIWVSGISGRRFKSNSKRPI; this is translated from the coding sequence ACAATAACACCGAGAATTGTTAGAGTTGGGCTTGATAGAAATGCCAGCGCATCTGTTACAGCTATTTTTCAAAAACAATCTCAACATTTTGAGAGCCATCATAACAATAAAATATCATTCTACGCCGGTTATGACCCAAAATATAATGAATGCTTTGAAATTCAGAAATTCACTGACTCCGCAAGCCTTCTTGATGCTGTCAATAGGCCAACAGCAGTACCGATATGGGATCCTAGTCAAATAGACATCGACAAAATTAAAGCATTATTTGTCGGTGTTGGCACATCAGCAAACCCTAATATTATCGCACTACAAACCTTTAATAAAAAACAAATTTTGGATAATTCAAAATCATTCTTCGGGAGATTAGTAGCAAGTAAAACTACTTTTAGCAAAGCTGATAGTGTTGGTTTTAATGTTGATGATAAACTTGTTGCCGTAATTGAAAACGATAAAATACGATTTAAGAGCTTCTTTAAACTGAGAAGTATTTTCGATATGACGTCCTATTTCTCGGCTGCTACAGATAAAGAACTTACTACATTTAGTCAACTTAGTGTATTCTCTACACCTCAAGGTTTTGATTTAAAAAACGTTGCGGATACAGTAATTAGGAACAAAGTTACGTTAATAAATCAGACAGGGATGTTAACCCCTAAAAACCTATCAATATTTAAAATTGAAGCTTCCAAAGTCAATTTCCCATTACAAACCACATTAATTGGTGGTGTTGAAAAAATCGTCATGCCTTCATCAAAAAAGGAAATAAAAGCCCTACTCGACTTTATTGAGGAAGACATTTGGGTCTCTGGAATAAGTGGTAGACGCTTTAAGTCAAATTCAAAGCGTCCAATCTAA
- a CDS encoding antiterminator Q family protein, with translation MRDMYEVMDRWGAWAAADSSGVDWQPIAAGFKGLLPHGKKSRIQCDDDEGIMIDGCVSRLRKYKSEEYELVIAHFVIGISLRAIAKKKKCSDGTIRKELQTALGFIEGIVCTLIY, from the coding sequence ATGCGTGATATGTATGAAGTGATGGATCGTTGGGGGGCATGGGCTGCAGCTGACAGTAGCGGTGTGGACTGGCAACCAATTGCTGCAGGATTTAAAGGTTTGCTTCCACATGGCAAAAAATCACGTATTCAGTGTGATGATGACGAAGGCATCATGATTGATGGTTGTGTGTCTCGTTTACGGAAATACAAATCGGAAGAGTATGAGTTAGTTATTGCACATTTTGTGATAGGTATATCCTTGCGGGCCATTGCAAAGAAGAAAAAGTGTTCGGATGGGACTATTAGAAAAGAGCTGCAAACAGCGCTTGGTTTCATAGAAGGCATTGTTTGCACTCTTATCTATTAG